Proteins from a single region of Amycolatopsis sp. CA-230715:
- a CDS encoding WhiB family transcriptional regulator encodes MESNQSDWRVSASCRDSDPDGLFVRGAEQNKAKTVCMGCSVRTECLAEALDHRINFGIWGGMTERERRALLRRRPGVESWSALLESAKREFSGAVDDEVARVS; translated from the coding sequence ATGGAGTCCAACCAATCGGATTGGCGTGTCAGCGCGTCGTGCCGGGACAGCGACCCAGACGGGTTGTTCGTCCGAGGTGCGGAGCAGAACAAGGCCAAGACGGTCTGCATGGGGTGTTCGGTGCGCACGGAGTGCCTCGCCGAGGCACTCGACCACCGGATCAACTTCGGTATCTGGGGCGGGATGACGGAACGTGAGCGGCGTGCGCTGCTGCGTCGCCGTCCCGGGGTCGAATCCTGGAGCGCGCTGCTGGAATCGGCGAAACGCGAGTTCAGCGGCGCGGTCGACGACGAGGTCGCCAGGGTCTCCTGA
- a CDS encoding ArsA family ATPase, translating to MSEDGLDVDALIDDPATKIVVCCGSGGVGKTTTAAAIALRAAERGRQTVVLTIDPAKRLAQALGLRELGNHPKQVSVDGFEPKGELWAMMLDMRRTFDDMVRVHAGPERAEQLLANPFYQTISTSFSGTQEYMAMEKLGQLAATGDWDLIVVDTPPSRSALDFLDAPSRLSSALDGRMIRLLTGPAKAGGWGLRKVVSAGFSMFAKAVSTIIGGQLLTDASAFMQAFDSMFGGFRERARKTAELLRSGGTSFLVVAAPEPDALREASYFVERLSTESMPLAGLVANRTHPVLADLTATAALSAADKLDSGSENAPLATAVLRLHADRVALDEREQRLLARFTKAHPEVPVISVPALPSDVHDVAGLRDIGDRLAGV from the coding sequence ATGTCGGAAGACGGCCTCGATGTCGACGCCCTGATCGACGACCCGGCCACGAAGATCGTGGTGTGCTGCGGATCCGGTGGGGTCGGCAAGACCACCACGGCCGCGGCGATCGCCTTGCGCGCCGCCGAGCGCGGCCGCCAGACGGTGGTGCTCACCATCGACCCTGCCAAGCGGCTCGCCCAGGCGCTCGGCCTCCGAGAGCTGGGAAACCACCCGAAGCAGGTGTCGGTCGACGGGTTCGAGCCCAAGGGCGAGCTGTGGGCGATGATGCTCGACATGCGGCGCACCTTCGACGACATGGTGCGCGTGCACGCCGGGCCGGAACGCGCCGAGCAGCTGCTCGCGAATCCCTTCTACCAGACCATTTCCACGTCGTTCTCCGGCACGCAGGAGTACATGGCGATGGAGAAGCTCGGGCAGCTCGCGGCGACCGGGGACTGGGACCTGATCGTCGTGGACACGCCGCCGAGCCGTTCGGCGTTGGACTTCCTCGACGCGCCCTCGCGGCTTTCGAGCGCGCTCGACGGCCGCATGATCCGGCTGCTGACCGGGCCGGCGAAGGCAGGCGGCTGGGGCCTGCGCAAGGTCGTCAGCGCGGGGTTCTCGATGTTCGCCAAGGCCGTGTCGACGATCATCGGCGGGCAGCTGCTCACCGACGCGTCCGCGTTCATGCAGGCCTTCGACAGCATGTTCGGCGGGTTCCGCGAGCGGGCGCGCAAGACCGCGGAGCTGCTGCGCTCCGGCGGCACCTCGTTCCTGGTGGTGGCCGCGCCGGAACCGGACGCGCTGCGCGAAGCGAGCTACTTCGTGGAACGGCTCTCCACCGAGTCCATGCCGCTGGCCGGGCTGGTCGCGAACCGGACGCACCCGGTGCTCGCCGACCTGACCGCGACCGCCGCGCTCTCCGCGGCCGACAAGCTGGACTCGGGCAGCGAGAACGCGCCGCTGGCCACCGCGGTGCTACGCCTGCACGCCGACCGCGTCGCGCTCGACGAGCGCGAGCAGCGGCTGCTGGCGCGGTTCACGAAGGCCCATCCGGAGGTCCCGGTGATCTCCGTGCCCGCCCTGCCGAGCGACGTGCACGACGTCGCGGGGCTCCGCGACATCGGCGACCGGCTGGCGGGGGTGTGA
- a CDS encoding ArsA-related P-loop ATPase: protein MTTPLAGWTDELARARLHFVTGKGGTGKTTLSAALGLALASAGRRVLLIEVEGRQGIAQLFDTEPLPYAEQRIASAPGNGELRALHIDVEAALLEYFEMFYNLGFAGRTLRRMGAIEFATTLAPGLRDVLLTGKIKECVGRTESGGRHTYDAVVVDSPPTGRVVKFLDVTKALTDLAKTGPIRGQADGVVRLLHSGETAVHLVTLLEEMPVRETVEAVAELDGADLRPGAVLVNRVRPPRLPARSVTAAADGRVDASRVRTGLTAAGLALPEKTLDALVEETVEHAIRVAAEQRAREQLAEADLPTLELPELTDGVDVAALYDLAERLIDQGVR, encoded by the coding sequence GTGACGACACCCCTGGCCGGCTGGACCGACGAGCTCGCACGTGCCCGCCTGCACTTCGTGACCGGCAAGGGCGGTACCGGCAAGACCACGCTCTCCGCCGCGCTCGGGCTCGCGCTGGCCAGCGCGGGCAGGCGGGTTCTGCTCATCGAGGTCGAGGGCCGCCAGGGCATCGCGCAGCTGTTCGACACCGAGCCGCTGCCCTACGCCGAGCAGCGCATCGCGTCCGCGCCAGGAAATGGCGAACTACGCGCGCTGCACATCGATGTCGAAGCGGCGCTGCTCGAATACTTCGAGATGTTCTACAACCTGGGCTTCGCCGGGCGGACGCTGCGGCGGATGGGTGCGATCGAGTTCGCCACCACGCTCGCGCCCGGCCTCCGCGACGTGCTGCTGACCGGCAAGATCAAGGAGTGTGTGGGGCGCACCGAGTCCGGCGGCAGGCACACCTACGACGCGGTGGTGGTGGACTCGCCGCCGACCGGGCGGGTGGTCAAGTTCCTCGACGTCACGAAAGCACTGACCGATCTGGCGAAGACCGGCCCGATCCGCGGCCAGGCCGACGGCGTGGTCCGGCTGCTGCACTCCGGTGAGACCGCCGTGCACCTGGTGACGCTGCTGGAGGAGATGCCGGTCCGCGAAACCGTGGAGGCGGTCGCCGAGCTGGACGGCGCGGACCTGCGGCCGGGCGCCGTGCTGGTCAACCGCGTCCGCCCGCCGCGGCTCCCGGCGCGGTCGGTGACCGCGGCCGCGGACGGCCGCGTCGACGCGTCCCGCGTGCGCACCGGCCTCACCGCGGCGGGGCTCGCCCTGCCCGAAAAGACGCTGGACGCGCTCGTCGAGGAGACCGTCGAGCACGCGATCAGGGTCGCCGCGGAGCAGCGGGCGCGCGAACAGCTCGCCGAAGCCGATCTGCCGACGCTCGAGCTGCCGGAGCTGACCGACGGCGTGGACGTCGCCGCGCTCTACGATCTCGCGGAGCGGCTGATCGACCAGGGAGTGCGCTGA
- a CDS encoding esterase/lipase family protein, whose product MRRSRFALLAVVAALTGLLTVAPAAASPAGGYGDWSCRPSAAHPHPVVLVHGTGDNKDYTWQTLGPLLAKRGYCAFALTYGVLPTAPIVSDVIGGLTPIEDSAVEVRSFVEKVVTTTGVSKVDIVGFSQGTLVPAYYAKFLGGRMRIHTYVGLAPVWQGTDPLGIGDVFALVRWLGLGQIPAIGDCGACPQVLTGSAFLAKLNKGGAFLPGIAYTNIATRYDLNIVPYTNGFGTGPNVRNIVLQDGCRKDRVNHMGIVFDPNAAGHVLNALDPAHAKRVPCTPMGPMAPRR is encoded by the coding sequence ATGCGCAGATCCAGGTTCGCCCTGCTCGCCGTCGTCGCCGCGCTGACGGGCCTGCTCACCGTGGCGCCGGCCGCCGCCAGCCCGGCAGGCGGTTACGGCGATTGGTCGTGCCGCCCGAGCGCGGCGCACCCGCACCCGGTGGTGCTGGTGCACGGCACCGGCGACAACAAGGACTACACCTGGCAGACACTCGGCCCGCTGCTCGCGAAACGGGGCTACTGCGCCTTCGCGCTCACCTACGGCGTGCTGCCCACCGCGCCGATCGTCTCCGACGTGATCGGCGGGCTCACCCCGATCGAGGACAGCGCGGTCGAGGTCCGGTCCTTCGTGGAGAAGGTGGTCACCACGACCGGAGTGTCCAAAGTAGACATCGTCGGCTTCTCGCAGGGCACGCTGGTGCCCGCCTACTACGCGAAGTTCCTCGGCGGGCGGATGCGCATCCACACCTACGTCGGCCTCGCGCCGGTGTGGCAGGGCACCGACCCGCTCGGCATCGGAGACGTCTTCGCGCTCGTGCGCTGGCTCGGGCTCGGCCAGATCCCCGCCATCGGGGACTGCGGCGCGTGCCCGCAGGTGCTCACCGGTTCGGCGTTCCTGGCGAAGCTGAACAAGGGCGGCGCGTTCCTGCCCGGTATCGCCTACACGAACATCGCGACCAGGTACGACCTCAACATCGTGCCGTACACCAACGGTTTCGGCACCGGCCCCAACGTCCGCAACATCGTGTTGCAGGACGGCTGCCGGAAGGACCGCGTGAACCACATGGGCATCGTGTTCGACCCGAACGCGGCTGGCCACGTCCTCAACGCCCTCGACCCGGCGCACGCGAAACGGGTCCCCTGCACCCCGATGGGCCCGATGGCGCCGCGCCGGTAA
- a CDS encoding DUF4177 domain-containing protein, with protein MSAKWEYATVPLLIHATKQILDQWGEDGWELVTVLPNPSGEQHVAYLKRAKD; from the coding sequence ATGAGTGCCAAGTGGGAGTACGCCACCGTTCCGCTACTGATCCACGCGACCAAGCAGATCCTGGACCAATGGGGCGAGGACGGCTGGGAACTGGTCACCGTGCTGCCCAACCCGAGCGGCGAACAGCACGTCGCGTACCTCAAGCGAGCCAAGGACTGA
- a CDS encoding RidA family protein, whose protein sequence is MSWSGRLTELGIELPGVAAPLASYAPAVRTGSYVYTSGQLPFVDGELAATGKVGAEISPEEAQKFSRTSALNALAAIHALVGIDEIVRVVKVVGFVASAEGFTGQPAVVNGASELLGEIFGEQGVHARSAVGVAELPIGSPVEIELVVEVK, encoded by the coding sequence ATGAGCTGGAGCGGAAGGCTTACCGAACTCGGCATCGAACTGCCCGGCGTCGCGGCGCCGCTGGCTTCGTACGCGCCCGCCGTGCGCACCGGGTCCTACGTGTACACCTCCGGTCAGCTGCCGTTCGTCGACGGCGAGCTGGCCGCCACCGGCAAGGTCGGCGCCGAGATCAGCCCCGAAGAGGCGCAGAAGTTCTCGCGGACGTCGGCGCTCAACGCGCTCGCCGCGATCCACGCGCTCGTCGGCATCGACGAGATCGTGCGCGTGGTGAAGGTGGTCGGGTTCGTCGCCTCCGCGGAGGGGTTCACCGGCCAGCCCGCGGTCGTGAACGGCGCTTCGGAACTGCTCGGCGAGATCTTCGGCGAGCAGGGCGTGCACGCGAGGTCGGCGGTCGGGGTCGCGGAGCTGCCGATCGGGTCACCGGTCGAGATCGAACTCGTAGTCGAGGTGAAGTGA
- a CDS encoding NUDIX hydrolase has product MLVRDTGAGIEVFLQRRVAAMEFAAGMTVFPGGGVDKRDADVSISWAGPSPEQWAEWFSCEVSVARALVCAAVRETFEESGVLLAGTQDTVLEDTGPYQDVRQRLVSREVSLAGFLAKAGLTLRADLLRPWANWLTPPQEGRRYDTRFFAAALPVGQRADGLTTEAESSGWQRPEDAMADARDGRSVLMPPTWITLTELAEFATVEDALASEREISKIMPSLVRDGDQVRVVVEKP; this is encoded by the coding sequence ATGCTGGTGCGCGACACCGGTGCTGGGATCGAGGTCTTCCTGCAGCGACGGGTCGCGGCGATGGAGTTCGCCGCCGGGATGACCGTCTTCCCCGGCGGCGGGGTCGACAAGCGCGACGCGGACGTGTCCATCTCGTGGGCAGGGCCGTCACCGGAGCAGTGGGCCGAGTGGTTCAGCTGCGAGGTTTCGGTCGCTCGCGCGCTCGTGTGCGCGGCGGTGCGCGAGACGTTCGAGGAGTCGGGCGTGCTGCTCGCGGGGACGCAGGACACCGTCCTCGAAGACACCGGGCCGTACCAGGACGTGCGGCAGCGGCTCGTCTCCCGTGAGGTGTCGCTCGCCGGTTTCCTCGCCAAGGCAGGGCTGACGCTGCGCGCGGACTTGTTGCGCCCGTGGGCGAACTGGCTCACCCCGCCGCAGGAGGGCCGCCGGTACGACACCAGGTTCTTCGCGGCCGCGCTGCCGGTGGGCCAGCGCGCGGACGGCCTGACGACCGAGGCCGAGAGCTCCGGCTGGCAGCGTCCCGAGGACGCGATGGCGGACGCCCGCGACGGCCGCAGCGTCCTGATGCCACCGACTTGGATCACGTTGACGGAGCTGGCCGAGTTCGCCACGGTGGAGGACGCGCTGGCCAGCGAGCGCGAGATCAGCAAGATCATGCCGTCGCTCGTGCGGGACGGCGACCAGGTGCGAGTGGTGGTGGAAAAGCCGTGA